GCGCGGTGATGTAGGCGGCGAGCTGTGCGCGCGACCCGATGAGGGCGTCACGCAGGCGGGCGATGCCGTCGTCGTCGAGCGGCTCCGGCTCGGAGGCCATGGCGGTCAGGAGCCGGCGCGTGACGTCCTGCCGCCACGTGGGCACGGGCGGCACGTCGAGCAGCAGGCCGTCGAGGTCGAGCGCGGCCAGCCGCGCCCCCAGGGCGTCGGCGGCGCGACGGTGCCCGGTCACGTACAGCACGGACCGCCCGGCAGCGGCGGCCTCCGCGACGACGGCGGCGACCGTCCCGGCGACGTCGGACCCGACGGGCGCGTCGACGTACAGGTGGCCGCCCGTGGCGAGCGCGTCGACGACGTGCCGCTGGTGCGGGTCGAGGTCGCCGACACCACGCTCGTACGCGGGCGACGCGTCGCCGTCGGCGGGCGGCGGCACCTCGAGCGCGCCGATGGCCTCCGCGGCGGCGTCGACGCCGCCGAGCGCCGCCACCACCTCGTGCCGCACCAGGGACGGGGCGAGCTCGTCGAGGTCGTCGACCAGGGCCTGCCCGGGGTGCACGAACGTGCCCACGAGCATGCGCCGGTCGAGCCGGAAGTCGTCGAGCACCGCGTCGCCGAGGGCGGTGATGCGGTCGAGCAGGTCGGTGGGCTCGAAGCCGTGCGAGGAGAACGTGGACGCCGCGAGGGTGACCGGGTCGAGCAGAGCGCCGTGCGCGCGCAGGGTGCGGGCGAGCACCGGGTTGATCTCGGCGGTCGCCTCGAGGGTGAGCTCGTAGTCGCTCTCGCCGTCGCCGCGCGGGGTCAGCGTGACGGGGCGCAGCAGCACGGGGGCGTGGACGACGCGGACGGCCTCGGCGTCGTCGTCGTCCTCGCCGGCGGGCACCGGGGCCGGCGCGAGGCCCGGGGCTGGGCGCCGCTCGGCCTCGGGGCGCGCGGTCATGGTGACGACGGGCAAGGACTGGGTCAGGGCGAGCACGGCGTCGTCGTCGGGCGCCGGCGCGGCGGTCCCCGGGTCCCCCGCGAGCGCCGCGCCGTCGGGCGACACCTCGCCGGTCGCGTCGTCGCGCGCCGCGTCGTCGTCGGCCGGCGGCTCCTCCGCCGGGACCGGCTCGGGCCGCGGGTCACGCCACGCGGCGACGCGCGCGAGCGCGGTGACGTCCTGCGACGGACGGCCCGACGGCGGCGGCGACCCGGCCGGCTCGGTCCACGTGGCGACGCCGATGGCGAGATAGGTGGGCGCGAGCCCGAAGCGCTGCGCGTGCTCGGCGGAACGCGCGGAGACCGCGCGGGCGCGACGCCGCGCGGCGGGCAGCGTGGCACCCTCGCGGATCAGGTTGGACAGGCGCGTGGGCCGCCCCGCGAAGAGCTGCGCGACACCGCCGGGGTGCGCGGCGGACAGGTCGACGACCGCCTCGCCCAGCAGCCCGACATCCGTGAGCGTGGACCCGCCGACCTGCGCGACGAGGCTCTCGCGCCACCGCTCGACGGCGGCCGTCACGAGCTCCTCGGGCGTGGGCGGGGTGACCAGGCGGGGACGCGGTGCGGGATGCTGGACCTCGGCCGCCTCGCCTCCTGGCGACGCGGTCGACGGCTGGACCTCGCGTGCGGCGGTGGTGCGTCGGACGGCGTTCACCCGCGCCACGCTACGCACCACGCTGGCGGGGTTGGCGGCGGCACGCCGGGCCTCCCGGGATGTGACCCCGGAGGCCGGGTGTGACGATGCCCTTCAGCAGGGGGTCCGAAGGGCATCGTCGCCGGGCAGGCCCGGACCAAGGCAGTGCGTGTCGCTCAGGGGGCGGGCGGCACGCACTGCCACGGGAGAGTGTTACGCCTGACAGCACGGTCAGTCAACCGCACTTGGACGACCGTCCAGCGAGCGCAAACCTTGCTGCCTTCCGGCAGTCACCGACGTACGCTCCCATGCCCATGAGCACGCTCCTCGAGGTCATGGTCCCGTCCCGCCTCGGGCGCCCCTACCGCTGGCTGCTCGCCTCCGCGTGGACCAGCAACATCGGCGACGGCATCGCGCTCGCCGCCGGTCCGCTGCTCGTCGCGTCGCAGACGTCCTCGGCCGTGCTCGTGGCGCTCGCGGCCTTGCTGCAGCGCCTCCCGTGGCTCCTGTTCGGCCTGTGGGCCGGGGCGTTCGCGGACCGCACCGACCGGCGCCGCGTCGTCATGATCGGCAACGTGCTGCGGGCGATCGTCGTCGCGGTGCTGTGCGTGGCGATCCTCACCGGCACGGTGTCCATCGGCGTCGTGCTGGTGACGATGTTCCTGTACGGCACCGCGGAGGTGTTCGTCGACACCACCGCGGGGACGCTGCTGCCGTCGCTGGTGCCGCGCCAGCACCTGTCGACCGGCACGCACCGGCTGCAGGCCGCCTACCTCACCTGCAACCAGCTCGCCGGGCCGCCCGTCGGGGCGTTCCTGTTCGCGATCGGCGCCGTGTTCCCGTTCGCCGCGCAGGTGGTGTGCGCGCTGCTCGCCGTCGTGCTCGTGTCCCGGATCTCGCGCCACCGGGTGCCCGACGGCGCCCCCGGGCTGTTCGTCCCGCCGTCGGACCGGCCCGCGACGCACGTGCGGCGCGACATCTCCGAGGGGCTGCGCTGGCTGTGGGGCAACCCTCCGGTGCGGATGCTCGCCATCGTCATCATGGCGTTCAACGTCACCTGGGCGGCCGCGTGGTCGGTGCTGGTGCTGTGGTCCCGCGACCACCTGGGGATGAGCGAGGTGGGCTTCGGCCTGCTCACCACGGCCGCCGCGGTGGGCGGGTTCATCGGCACCGGCCTGTTCTCCCGGATCGAGCGGCGCTTCCGTCTGGCCACGATCATGCGTGTGTGCCTGCTGCTGGAGGTGCTCATGCACCTCGGGCTCGCGCTGACGACGGCGGGGTGGGTCGCCATCACGATCATGGTCGGGTTCGGCGCGTACGCGTTCGTGTGGGGCACCGTCTCGCAGACGGTGCGGCTGCGCGCGGTGCCGCAGGAGTTCCAGGGCCGCGTCGGGTCCGTGTACATGATCGGCGTGTTCGGCGGCATGGTGGTCGGCCAGGCCCTCGGTGGCGTCATCGCCGAGACCTGGGGCCTGACGGCCCCGTTCTGGTTCGCGTTCGCCGGCGCGGGCCTGACGCTGGCGCTGATCTGGAAGGCGCTCGGGCAGATCGCCCACGCCGACGCCGCGGCCTGACGCGGCGGGGCGCCGCCCCGACGGCGATGTGCCGTGGTGACCTGGGCGTGGAAGCCTGGGGATCATGGGAAGCACCGCGTCCGACGCCGTCGCCGCGATCGAGCTGGCCGCCACGCACGGTTTGCGGCTCGACGCCGCCACCGCCCGGGTCAACGAGGCCGGCCTGGACTATCAGGTGGTCATGGCGTCCGACGACGCGGGCCGGGACTGGGTGCTGCGCGTGCCCCGCCGCCCGGACGTCTCCGCGGGCATGGCCGCCGAAGCGCGCATCCTCGACCTGGTCTCCCCCGTGCTGGCCGCGGAGGGCGTGGCGGTCCCCGACTGGCGGGTTCGCACCCCCGACCTGATCGCGTACCCCGCCCTGCCCGGCGCCCCCGGCCTGACCCTCGACGGAACCGCACCGGTGTGGCACATGGACCCGGCCAACCCGGACTACGCGGCGCGCCTCGGACGTCTGCTCGCGCGCCTGCACGCCATCACCCCTGTACAGGCTGAGGCGGCGGGTGTCGAGGTCCGCACCCCGGCACAGGTCCGCCAGGCGTGGGCCGACGACGTCGCGCGCGTCCGGGAGGCCTTCGCCGTCTCCCCGACCCTCACCGACGACTGGCAGGCCTGGCTCGACGACGACGCCTGCTGGCCCGACGCGACCGTCATGACGCACGGCGAGATCTACCCCGCCCACGTCCTGCTCGACGGTGACGGGGCGATCACGGGGGTGCTCGACTGGTCCACCGCCCGGGTGGACGACCCGGCCCGCGACCTGGCCGCGCAGTTCGGCGCCGCGGGCGAGGGGATGCTGCACGCAACCCTGGACGCCTATGCGGCCGCGGGCGGGCACGTCCACCCCGGCCTCGCGGCCCAGGCCCGCCATCTGTGGGACGCCTCCCCCATCGGCTACGCGCTCTACGCGCTGACCACGAACGCGGAGGCCGACCGCGCGACGGCCGCCGCGCTGCTGAACCCGACGACCTGACCGGCCGGCGCGGCGTCATACCCAGGGCGGACGTCGACGGGCTCAGGATCCGCTCGTGGTCCCACGACGGCGCGGGGTGCCCTGCGCAAGGCTTGCCGCCATGAGTCCACTCCTGTCCGCCCGCGGCCTCACGATGGTCTACCCGGGCTCGGCCACCCCCGCGCTCGACGCCGTCGATCTCGACGTGCAACCGGGCGAGTCCGTCGCCGTCATGGGGGCCTCCGGCTCCGGCAAGACGACGCTGCTGCACCTGCTCGCCGGGATCCTCCGGCCCACCGCGGGCACCGTGACGCTCACGACGCCGTCCGGCCCCGTCGGGGTGCACGCCCTCGACGATGCCGGCCGCTCACGGCTGCGCCGCGAACAGCTCGGGTTCGTGTTCCAGCAGGGGCTGCTGCTCGACGAGCTGACCGCCGTCGAGAACGTCGCCGTCGCCCTCATGCTCAACGGCGTCCCGCGGGCCGCGGCGACGGCGCAGGCGCAGGACTGGCTCGCGGCTCTCGGCCTGGCCGGGCTGGAGGACCGTCGGCTCGGGGCGCTGTCCGGCGGGCAGGCCCAGCGGGTCGCCATCGCGCGCGCCCAGGTCACCGGCGCCCGGCTGCTCTTCGCCGACGAACCCACGGGTGCCCTCGACTCGCGCACCGGCACCGAGGTGCTCGACCTGCTGCTGGCCGCGGTCACCCAGGGACGCACGCTCGTCGTCGTCACGCACGACGCCGACGTCGCCGCACGCTGCGACCGTGTGGTGACGCTGCGCGACGGCCACATCGTGGCCGACGCACGCCGGACGCAGGCGGTGGCGTGAGAACGACGCTCGCCCTCGCGCGGCTGTTCGCCCCGCGACGCGACGGCAACCGCCTCGCCGCCGCACTGCCCCTGGCGTCGTTCGCGCTGGTCAGCGGCCTGCTGCTGATCGTCAGCGGCGGCTCCCAGGTCTTCTTCACGATCCGCGGCAGCGACGCGGGCGTGTACGCGGCCCTCGCCGTCGTCGCGCTCGCGCTGCTGGTGGTGCCGCTCGTGACGCTCGGCGCCGCGGCCGCCAGGCTGTCCGCCCGACGACGCGACGACCGGCTCTCCTCCCTGCGCCTGCTCGGCGCGACGACGGGCACCGTCTCGCTCCTGACGGTGATCGAGGCGGCGGCGGTCGCGCTGGCAGGCGCCGTGCTGGGCACCGTGCTCTACGCCCTGGCCGCGCCGCTGGTCGGCCTCATCCACATCATGGGCGAGCCGATCGGAGCGCAGATGTGGCTGCCGTGGTGGGTCGTCCCCCTGGTGTGGGCCGGTGTCGCGCTGGTCGCGGCCGGGTCGGCCGCCGTCGGACTGCGCGGCGTCGTCGTCACCCCGCTCGGGGTGCGCACCCGGCAGAAGCCGGGGACGGCGCGCGGACGGCGGGCGATCCTGGCCGCGGTGCTCGTGATGCTGGCCGTCGCCGCGACGGCCGGGCTCCGTGCGCTCGGCGAACGGTGGGGGTTCGTCGCGATAATGGTCGCGCTCGGTGCGTCGTTCGGGCTGGCCCTGCTCGCGCTCGACGCCGTCGGACCCTGGTACGTGCGGGTGCGGGCCCGGCGCCTGCACCGGCGGGCCTCCGACGTCGCCGGGCTCCTGGCCTCGCGCACGATCCTCGAGGACCCGAAGGTGGCCTGGCGGCAGGTCGCGGGCGTCGCGGTGACCACGTTCGTCGGCGTCGTCGCCGGGGCGGGCCTGGCGCTCACCTCCGCGGCGGGCGAGGCCTCGAACCCCGAGGAGGCGTGGCTGCTGGCCGACATGCAGACCGGCGTCTACGTGACCCTGGTGATCTCGTTCCTCATGGTGGCGTGCACGGTGGCGATCAACCAGGCCGCGGCGACGCTCGACCGGGCGCGCGTGCACGTGTCGCTCGACCGGCTCGGGGTACCGCCGACGACCCTCGCCGAGGCCCAGCGGCGCTCGGTGATGTCGGTGCTGTGGACGGTGCTCGTGGGCTCGGCGGCCGTGTCCGCCGTCCTGGTGCTGCCCATCGTCGGCGCGGCCGTCCTGCTGCAGCCGCTCTCGGTCGCCGTCGTCATCGCCGTCTTCGCACTGGGCGTGCTGCTGGTG
The Xylanimonas cellulosilytica DSM 15894 DNA segment above includes these coding regions:
- a CDS encoding macrolide 2'-phosphotransferase, with the protein product MGSTASDAVAAIELAATHGLRLDAATARVNEAGLDYQVVMASDDAGRDWVLRVPRRPDVSAGMAAEARILDLVSPVLAAEGVAVPDWRVRTPDLIAYPALPGAPGLTLDGTAPVWHMDPANPDYAARLGRLLARLHAITPVQAEAAGVEVRTPAQVRQAWADDVARVREAFAVSPTLTDDWQAWLDDDACWPDATVMTHGEIYPAHVLLDGDGAITGVLDWSTARVDDPARDLAAQFGAAGEGMLHATLDAYAAAGGHVHPGLAAQARHLWDASPIGYALYALTTNAEADRATAAALLNPTT
- a CDS encoding FtsX-like permease family protein, producing MRTTLALARLFAPRRDGNRLAAALPLASFALVSGLLLIVSGGSQVFFTIRGSDAGVYAALAVVALALLVVPLVTLGAAAARLSARRRDDRLSSLRLLGATTGTVSLLTVIEAAAVALAGAVLGTVLYALAAPLVGLIHIMGEPIGAQMWLPWWVVPLVWAGVALVAAGSAAVGLRGVVVTPLGVRTRQKPGTARGRRAILAAVLVMLAVAATAGLRALGERWGFVAIMVALGASFGLALLALDAVGPWYVRVRARRLHRRASDVAGLLASRTILEDPKVAWRQVAGVAVTTFVGVVAGAGLALTSAAGEASNPEEAWLLADMQTGVYVTLVISFLMVACTVAINQAAATLDRARVHVSLDRLGVPPTTLAEAQRRSVMSVLWTVLVGSAAVSAVLVLPIVGAAVLLQPLSVAVVIAVFALGVLLVRGGASVASRLVPGILAHPDRVL
- a CDS encoding ABC transporter ATP-binding protein, which gives rise to MSPLLSARGLTMVYPGSATPALDAVDLDVQPGESVAVMGASGSGKTTLLHLLAGILRPTAGTVTLTTPSGPVGVHALDDAGRSRLRREQLGFVFQQGLLLDELTAVENVAVALMLNGVPRAAATAQAQDWLAALGLAGLEDRRLGALSGGQAQRVAIARAQVTGARLLFADEPTGALDSRTGTEVLDLLLAAVTQGRTLVVVTHDADVAARCDRVVTLRDGHIVADARRTQAVA
- a CDS encoding MFS transporter — its product is MSTLLEVMVPSRLGRPYRWLLASAWTSNIGDGIALAAGPLLVASQTSSAVLVALAALLQRLPWLLFGLWAGAFADRTDRRRVVMIGNVLRAIVVAVLCVAILTGTVSIGVVLVTMFLYGTAEVFVDTTAGTLLPSLVPRQHLSTGTHRLQAAYLTCNQLAGPPVGAFLFAIGAVFPFAAQVVCALLAVVLVSRISRHRVPDGAPGLFVPPSDRPATHVRRDISEGLRWLWGNPPVRMLAIVIMAFNVTWAAAWSVLVLWSRDHLGMSEVGFGLLTTAAAVGGFIGTGLFSRIERRFRLATIMRVCLLLEVLMHLGLALTTAGWVAITIMVGFGAYAFVWGTVSQTVRLRAVPQEFQGRVGSVYMIGVFGGMVVGQALGGVIAETWGLTAPFWFAFAGAGLTLALIWKALGQIAHADAAA